Proteins encoded in a region of the Neoarius graeffei isolate fNeoGra1 chromosome 3, fNeoGra1.pri, whole genome shotgun sequence genome:
- the npy2r gene encoding neuropeptide Y receptor type 2, protein MDVMSEENLTRHDSSVFSNCCTLLDVPDEGALLEGLEDSTQLVGVRVVLILAYSTIILFGMSGNSLVIYVVYKFRNLHTVTNFFIANLAIADLLVNTLCLPFTLMATLSGEWKFGQVMCYLLPYAQGLAVHVSTITLSVVALDRYRSIIHHTETKMSKDMCAVVIIITWMASAVLASPLAIFREYVTFDLTPEHTIQGCVEKWPGSSADGTVYSVATFLLQYSLPLSIISYTYACIWSKLRKHVSPGGGHSERHRRRQKTTKMLAAVVAVFAVSWLPFHAFQLAVDIDSSVLDMKDFKLLYTIFHIIAMCSTFANPILYGWMNRNYREAFSAACKCAPAAGVLRRVHSRDIVRDKALRHECAITTLTQDNTHL, encoded by the coding sequence ATGGATGTGATGAGTGAAGAAAACCTGACCAGACATGACTCTAGTGTCTTCTCTAACTGCTGCACACTGCTGGATGTCCCAGATGAAGGAGCTTTATTAGAAGGTCTGGAGGACAGCACACAGCTTGTGGGGGTTCGGGTGGTTCTCATCTTAGCTTACAGCACCATCATCCTGTTTGGCATGAGTGGAAACTCTTTGGTTATTTACGTTGTGTACAAGTTCCGCAACCTGCACACGGTTACTAACTTCTTCATTGCTAACCTGGCTATAGCTGACCTGCTGGTGAACACGCTGTGCCTGCCCTTCACCCTGATGGCCACGCTCTCAGGTGAGTGGAAGTTTGGTCAGGTGATGTGTTACCTGTTACCATATGCTCAGGGCCTCGCTGTTCACGTGTCCACCATTACACTCAGTGTGGTCGCTCTGGACCGCTACCGCAGCATCATCCACCACACTGAGACAAAAATGTCTAAAgacatgtgtgctgtggtcatcATCATCACATGGATGGCCAGCGCTGTGCTTGCCAGCCCCTTGGCCATCTTCCGTGagtatgtgacctttgacctgacaCCTGAGCACACCATTCAGGGTTGTGTGGAGAAGTGGCCGGGCAGCAGTGCGGACGGAACCGTGTACAGTGTAGCCACGTTCCTGCTGCAGTACAGCCTGCCCCTGTCCATCATCTCCTACACATACGCCTGCATCTGGAGCAAACTCAGGAAGCATGTGAGTCCCGGAGGAGGACACAGTGAGCGACACAGACGCCGACAGAAAACCACGAAGATGCTAGCGGCCGTAGTGGCTGTGTTCGCTGTCAGCTGGCTACCATTCCATGCCTTCCAGCTGGCTGTGGATATCGACAGCAGTGTGTTGGACATGAAGGATTTTAAGCTGCTTTACACCATCTTCCACATCATCGCTATGTGCTCCACATTTGCAAACCCCATCCTCTATGGCTGGATGAACCGGAACTATCGGGAGGCATTCTCCGCAGCGTGTAAGTGTGCTCCTGCTGCGGGTGTGCTGAGGAGAGTGCACAGCAGGGACATAGTGAGAGACAAAGCTCTCAGACACGAATGTGCCATCACCACCCTGACTCAGGATAACACACACCTGTGA